From one Hordeum vulgare subsp. vulgare unplaced genomic scaffold, MorexV3_pseudomolecules_assembly, whole genome shotgun sequence genomic stretch:
- the LOC123420218 gene encoding photosystem II D2 protein yields the protein MTIALGRVPKEENDLFDTMDDWLRRDRFVFVGWSGLLLFPCAYFALGGWFTGTTFVTSWYTHGLASSYLEGCNFLTAAVSTPANSLAHSLLLLWGPEAQGDFTRWCQLGGLWTFVALHGAFALIGFMLRQFELARSVQLRPYNAISFSGPIAVFVSVFLIYPLGQSGWFFAPSFGVAAIFRFILFFQGFHNWTLNPFHMMGVAGVLGAALLCAIHGATVENTLFEDGDGANTFRAFNPTQAEETYSMVTANRFWSQIFGVAFSNKRWLHFFMLFVPVTGLWMSAIGVVGLALNLRAYDFVSQEIRAAEDPEFETFYTKNILLNEGIRAWMAAQDQPHENLIFPEEVLPRGNAL from the coding sequence ATGACTATAGCCCTTGGTAGAGTTCCTAaagaagaaaatgatctatttgatACTATGGATGACTGGTTACGAAGGGACCGTTTCGTTTTTGTAGGATGGTCTGGCCTATTGCTCTTTCCTTGTGCTTATTTCGCTTTAGGGGGTTGGTTTACAGGGACAACTTTTGTAACTTCTTGGTATACCCATGGATTGGCAAGTTCCTATTTGGAAGGTTGTAATTTCTTAACCGCAGCAGTTTCTACCCCTGCCAATAGTTTAGCACACTCTTTGTTGCTACTATGGGGGCCAGAAGCACAAGGAGATTTTACTCGTTGGTGTCAATTAGGCGGTCTATGGACTTTTGTAGCTCTCCACGGGGCTTTTGCACTAATAGGTTTCATGTTACGCCAATTTGAACTTGCTCGGTCTGTTCAATTGCGGCCTTATAATGCAATCTCATTCTCTGGTCCAATTGCTGTTTTTGTTTCGGTATTCCTTATTTATCCACTGGGGCAATCTGGTTGGTTCTTTGCGCCGAGTTTTGGCGTAGCAGCGATATTTCGATTCATCCTTTTCTTCCAAGGATTTCATAATTGGACGTTGAACCCATTTCATATGATGGGAGTTGCCGGAGTATTAGGCGCGGCTCTGCTATGCGCTATTCATGGAGCAACCGTAGAAAACACTCTATTTGAGGACGGTGATGGTGCAAATACCTTCCGTGCTTTTAACCCAACTCAAGCTGAAGAAACTTATTCAATGGTCACTGCTAACCGCTTTTGGTCCCAAATCTTTGGTGTTGCTTTTTCCAATAAACGTTGGTTACATTTCTTTATGCTATTTGTACCCGTCACCGGTTTATGGATGAGTGCTATTGGCGTAGTTGGCTTGGCTCTGAACTTACGTGCCTATGACTTTGTTTCCCAGGAAATCCGTGCAGCGGAAGATCCTGAATTCGAGACTTTCTACACCAAAAATATTCTTTTAAACGAGGGTATTCGTGCGTGGATGGCAGCTCAGGATCAGCCTCATGAAAATCTTATATTCCCTGAGGAGGTTCTACCACGTGGAAACGCTCTTTAA